The genome window CgggaaatacttgttgaatgaatgagtgggtcTTACAAGAAGGTGAGTACTGGATGCTATTGCAGGGGAGCACAATGCTCCCATAACCTTGACCCAATCTAGTCAAGATGGTTGAGGAAAACCAGCTGGAGGAAGTGACGTCTGCAGActtgagagagaagaaggaattaGCCAGGGGTCACACACAATAGTTATGGGTTTGAAACTCAAGAATACTAGATAAAACATGGAAATGTCTTGAACCAaatgatcagaaaggaaaaatcGCCCATGGGGTAACTGAATGCCCAGTGACAAGTGTCTCCACTGACGCTGTGATGATGGGCCAAAGAGTGACGCAGAGCCAAGGAAGAAAGAAGCTGGCAAAGTAGTGTTGGGGCCTCTATTGTTCACAGAAAGTCACTCGTGAGCAGCTTTGTTTGCTCTGTACCGGATCCTTTGTCTTTGGGTCTCACAGTTTAAATCACTATTTGTGTTTTCCAAGCGTGATCCAACTGTTCTTCTACTCAAAAAGGTTTCCCCCCTCCCAAATAAGTTACAGGTTGTTTTCCAAGGGATCCCGAGACCAGGGGAAAAGTAACTTGTCAAAGGTCAGAGCCCTGTCTGGATATACCGAGTGTTCTCCCCATCTTGCCTCTGGAACTGGTCTTCGCTAGTTAACTTTTCAGGCACATGACTCATTTCAAGCCTGTTGTCCATTCTATCTCAGTGTCAGCATTTTATCTGGACTTGGAGACAGAAGTGTGAACCAAAGGGGTTGAgtctactattattatttttttctttcaaaagaggCCTGCCAGCCCAGTGGAAAGGCTCAGTAGTCATTATTGCTTCTGCTGGCGGCTTATTCTGGAACTTTTCACACAATATTTCTGCCGGTCACTCGCCACGGGTTTATTCATTCTTGCACATTACCTTCCACACAAACATATTTTACTTAATTGAGGCCACAGTGTCTTAACTGTTGTTTATAGTGTTTTCATGACACAGCACATGAATTTCTATAGAATCCTTGTAAAGACCATTTTAAATGACATGTACATGGACGGCCTTACGAAAGTCTACGTATGTTAGGAGAtttgaaaatacataaaaatgtaaagaaaatattaaaaaacccaTTTCATCTGGACACCTATAGAGAGGTCTTGTTAGCAGGTTAAGTTCACATATAATAGGTTGAAGAACATTCCACACTGTTAAGGACCACACAGTCTTTGGGAGGATTCTCTTGAGTAGTTCTTGTTGGTCTTTAGGAATTATTTTCCCAAGGATGATCTGCTAGAAGTGGAGTGACCAGATACTGTACAGTAATTCCTGACAGAGCTGCCATCTCCTAATGTGGCTGGGATGGCGAACAGGTTATTAGGCTGGTCGCGTTGAAACCCAACATCCGTGCCTGAGTCGTGCTTCACTTTTCTCCGGTAAAATATATTCATAACATGTAGTAGCTGTGAGGATCCAATGAGGTAGTGATTTCGTGCGTGTACGTATTTACCATCGTTCTCCCAGGCAGGAATGCAAGTTCCTTTAAGGCAGGGGCTGTGTGTCACGTCCCAGACCTATAGCAGAATCGGGCGCGATCAAGAAACACTTTCAATAAACCTTAGCTTCCGATGCCCAGTCACCGGTTCTTTCAGCCCTCCTCGCCCTTTAGGTCGGTGGTTCAGGGGGGCCCTTTCTGAGAAAACGTCCCATCTCCCTTGGCTGAATTCTCTGCCTGCAATTTCAGGAGCGCCGCTCCGCTCTGCGGCCCGAGTCCCGAACCAGGGACTTCCCAAAGCACGGGCCCGGCCTCCCGGAGAGGGGGGACTACCGGTGAGAACCAGACGCCCGTGGAGTGGGGGCCAGTTCGCCGCTCCGCGCCCTCCGGACGCCAGCCAGCCCCGAGAATCGTGTCCGAGCCCCGCGGGGGCGAAAGCCCCACGCCCCCGGCCCGCCCCGGGATCGCGCCGCGGCTTGTTTACTCCCCGGCGCAGCCTAGTCCGACCCTGgtgcccgcccccgcccgccgcctATTGGCGGAAGAGGGCGCCAGGGCTGGCGACGATTGGCCCGGGGGAGGCGGAGGGGTAGGCTGCGCGGGAGGCCGAGAGGGGGCAGCAGGcgatggcggcggcggcggcggcaggtcGGCTAGGCTGGTTGCTCGCCGCGCTCTGCCTGGGCAACGCTGCCGGGGAGGCGGCGTCGGGCCCGCGAGTGCTGGGTGTCTGTCTGGAGGAGGACGGAGCGGCGGGCGCGGGGTGGGCGCGCGGAGGGGAGATGCGGGCCGCTCCGGAGGCCACCTTCCGCCTGCGCCTCTTCGGCTCGGGCTTCGCCAACAGCTCCTGGTCCTGGGTGGCCCCTGAGGGGGCGGGTTGCCCCGAGGGCGGGCCGGCCGCGGCGTCCGACGAGGCGGCGGCCCCCACGGGCGAGTGGCGCGCGCTCCTGCGCCTGCGCGCTGAGGCTGTGCGCCCGCACTCGGCGCTGCTGGCGGTGCGCGGGGAGCCGAGCGGCGCGGCGGCAGAAGAGGCGGCGGCCCCCACGGGCGAGTGGCGCGCGCTCCTGCGCCTGCGCGCCGAGGCTGTGCGCCCGCATTCGGCGCTGCTGGCCGTGCGTGTGGAGCCGGGCGGCGGGGCAGCCGAGGAGGCGGCGCCGCCCTGGGCTCTGGGCCTGGGGGCGGCGGGGCTGCTGGCGCTGGCGGCGCTGGCGCGGGGCCTGCAGCTGAGCGCGCTGGCGCTGGCGCCGGCCGAGGTGCAGGTGCTGCGCGAGAGCGGCTCGGAGGCGGAGCGTGCGGCGGCGCGGCGCCTGGAGCCCGCGCGGCGCTGGGCCGGCTGCGCCCTGGGCGCGCTGCTGCTGCTGGCCAGCTTGGCGCAGGCGGCGCTGGCGGTGCTGCTGTACCGCGCGGCCGGCCAGCGCGCCGTGCCCGCCGTACTCGGCAGCGCGGGGCTCGTGTTCCTGGTGGGCGAGGTGGTGCCGGCCGCCGTGAGCGGGCGCTGGACGTTGGCGCTGGCTCCGCGCGCGCTGATCCTCAGCCGCCTGGCAGTGCTGCTCACCTTGCCCGTGGCGCTGCCTGTGGGTCAGCTGCTGGAGCTGGCGGCGCGGCCAGGGCGGCTGCGCGAGCGCGTGCTGGAACTGGCGCGCGGCGGCGGCGACCCCTACAGCGATCTCAGCAAGGGCGTGCTGCCCTGCCGGACCGTGGAGGACGTGCTCACGCCCCTCGAGGACTGCTTCATGCTGGACGCCAGCACCGTGCTGGACTTCGGCGTCCTGGCCAGCATCATGCAGAGCGGCCACACGCGCATCCCCGTGTACGAGGACGAGCGTTCCAACATCGTGGACATGCTCTACCTCAAGGACTTGGCCTTCGTGGACCCCGAAGACTGCACGCCGCTCAGCACAATCACCCGCTTCTACAGCCACCCACTCCACTTTGTATTCAACGACACCAAGCTAGACGCCGTCCTGGAGGAGTTCAAACGAGGTAACGGCCGGGGAATCGCGGAGGGGACTCGCATGTCAGCGCCCTAGAGAAGGAGTGGGGGTTTAGGGAAGCTTCTGGGGAAGGGTCCCACCCCCGTGGAGGGCAGGGAAGCCTCTAAGGGCCTTTTTAATGAAGAGGGTGGCTTTGCAGCTCCGAATGACCCTTCGAAATATCATTTTAAGGCTGTGGCTCCGAAACTGACAGTGCTATAGACAGCAGAAATCCCCTTCTCCTGGCAGGCCCCCAGTTTGGGGAGGTATGTCTACTTGGCTGTAGCTCTCCAGCTCTTTACCAGGTCATTTCTGTGGGCTTTGGCTTTGTAGCAGGTCCAAACTCTTTGATAGAAACTGAAAGAACATAGAAGAGTATAGTCTTCAGATACCTGGACGCCGCTGTCTGCACACATATGATATAAAATTAGCTGGTCCTGTGATGTTTCCAGGGCATCATTGTTAAGGTCACTGATGGGCTGCTACCTTCCTGATTGgtaaaaggaagggaaagggaatGATTGGTAAATGTGTTTCTACAGGTGTGGAAGAAACTTCCACTGTAATTTCACCAGAAGCAACTTGATGGATACCAATTAGTCTCccgttacttttttttaaaccttgagtAAGGTCTCAAGTTCTCTCGTAACTCCACATTTTCACCCTCTCCTTTCACCCTGGTAAAAACTGAGACCCTCGCATTGTGAAGGTTTGGATTCCCCTGCCGTCTCCCTCTCCGTTGTTGGGCTTGGGTGTCCTCCCCAGAGCTTGGCCATGTGTTGGCCACTAGCCATGCTTTTCACACCTGAACTGCAGGATGGGTTTGGGGACATCTCAAGACTCTGGATGAGCTTCACCCTAAAGACTGCATAATTGAGGTGGAGAAGTGAGCAGCTCCCCCTCATCTTCCTGGCAGCTGTGAAGTCTCCAGGCCCCTGTGAGCCCCTTGACTGTCAGGGCAGGGAGGCCAAGCTCTGCGGTAGTGACCATGTTACTCCTGCATTAGCACTGCTGTATGGCGGCCACTAGTGGGCGCTCTCGTACACCATCTCCTATAATCCTTGCGAGATGCTTGGGTGTTGAAGTTAGGCAGTAACTGTTATTACTGTATCTGGGGATCTCGGTGGGAGACTCTGATGGGCAGCCCTGGCTGCTCTGCTAGAGAATCTCTGATAAGCTCTCGGCTGTTTCCTCAGAGAGTAACCATGCAGCCCTTCACTGGGGAGAGGAGCCTGGGTCGGGGGCCAGGCAGAGCCCCCCAGTAGCAAGTACTCTGTCTCCGAGTAGTGCTGTAGTCTCTGAGGCAGGGGGGTTCTCGTGGCCTGTTGGCCAGCCGTGCAGGCCCTGGGGTCAGCAAGGGAGGGTGCCATCCTGCCCCTGCCACCTTCCAGCTTGAGGCCCTGGGGAGGCCGGGCTTGACCACCAGGGCAGTGGCTGTGAGTAGCGTGCAACACCATCTGAGTGGTTTGCACAGGTCACTGGCTGGTGTGGAGACCACAGTTGGGGGGTCCCAGTGGTTGGGGGGTCCAGTGAGAGGTGATGGTAGCCTGAACAGGGGTGCACAGCGGGCTGGAGAGGAGTAACCCAAGAGGGCATTTGAAGGTGGGCATAGGAGGATTTTGTGGTTCGCTCAGGGACTGTGGGGCAAGAAGAGGCGCTGAGGACGAATGTGGATTTGGGCTTGGTGGTggccttgaccttccctgaggcAGAGCACACGCAGGGAAGAGAGGGCTTGGGGGCGGTGGTGGGTGGCAGGCAGACGAGTTCGTTCTGGACATTGGAATTTGTGGCTGTGCAGTGGCCCGAGAGGCAGGCTCCTAGGATTAGTTGATGTGCAGTGAAATGCAAGTGAAAGTCGCAAGCAGGAGGGAAGGATCTGGACGTCTGTGTTGAAGTGGTCCTAGGAAGCGGAGCCTAAAGAGGGGCACAgcagggaaggggtggagggcagagaggaggggcTGCTGAGGAGAGCCAGACCCTGGAATGCCCTGGAAACTAAGGGAAGGAGAGTGATCAGGAGAGAGGCTGGCATCATGTCCTTTGGATCCAGCAACCAGGATACCCTTGACCTTTGCAGAGCAGTTGTGGTGCCATGGAGTGGGGTGCTGGGGATTGAAGTACGACAGCCCAAGGAGACAGGCCTTCCGGGAGGTGTGGCTGCAGAGCGTGAGCCagggggcagaggctgggagaggctGGGCGGGCAGGAGGCCTTCTGCTCTTTGGTTTTAAGATGGGGGAGTCGAGTGGGTTTAGGTCTAAGTGTTGGTAGGAAGTTGCTGGTAGGGAGGGAAGGCCAATGCAGGCTGCTTCTGTTCTGGGGTGGTGGCCTTGGGGCGGCTCTGGAGAGCCTCCTTCTAGAaggcggtgggggaggggtgcagtcTGGAGGTTGAATGGGGGGCTCTTCAGTCCCCTCGACCTCCTGACTCCTGTGGAGAGTGAGGGCCATTCTCAGGGCAAGATGGCCACGTCTTTCCTGTGACATCCTGAGCTTTCTCTGCTCTCGTGCAGTGCAGTCCTTTGGCAGATAGCTTTATGTTTCCTCACTAAAGTCCTTGTTAGCCTAACACTCTTCATCATTCCTCTGCTCATGAACAGAGGGCATATCGCAGCCTCCCTGGTGTGTGAGGTTTTAGGAACCAATCCCCTTCCTGTCTCTCTGCCAACTGTATGAGACGGTGGTCCCTCTGAATTCCCGAAGCTGGGGGCCCTGGCATCTTGGCAGTTACTGCCATTCCGGGCcctgttcctttctctccttcagaGCACAGTTTTGGAACTGTATAGTCTGGGAGAGGCACCTTCCCCGGTGAGGTGCCCCTCAGTCACTGTGCAGACTTGAGGTGGCAGCTGATTGTTTTGTGCAAGCATTGCCAGGAGGAGCGCGTACTTTGGAGGTGTCGTAAGTAGCATGCATTTTCTTTAAAGCTGTTAACCCCTGCCTTCTTTGTCAACCCCCAGTGACAACCACCAGTGACCTCAAGGACATTCAACCAAAGGAGGGATTAGGATGGGTGCGCTTTTCGGAGTCTGCTTTAAAGCCTGAGTTGTGGTTCATTGCCTGTCAGAAGGCAAAGGATTGCCCCAACTCTGAAGAGTCAGACCTGCTCAGACATCTGTGAGGGATGGTCACATAGTACTTTTCTTACAGGATACGTTcagacagttttttttaaaaaaaagctaaagaGGGAAGGCAAAGGAATTTCAACTCCAGTTGCATTTTTAGGAATGTCCTAGAAAATAGGCATTATGGAAGGGTCCTCTAGCATCCCTGTCGTTTGTGAGCGTTCTCGAGCCTGCTAACTAAAATCAGAACTCTAGAGCTTTTCAGAGCTTCCTGGTCGACGTTGGCTGGTGTGCCATCTACCCCTGGCCTGCGGCTCTGTAGAGCTTTCGCGGGGAGAGATGACGGCACCTGTCTTGGGGCCTGTGTCCGTGTTTGCAGTCAGCCAGCCAGGGGGCCCCATATCTTCAGGGCGTTTTATCCTATCAGATGAGAAACTTGAATCCCTCCAGCTTCCCTTTCTCTGTGTGCCCCTTACTCCTTTCTCCTGGCTGCCTTCTGGACCCCTCAAACATTCTGTCTTAAGGTTAGATCACGTGGCCACTGTTTGGGGGACCTTGCAAGGgctcttctttcttctgttcatTATTGAATCGTCTCATCACTGAGAACCTTGCACCTATTTTATAGAagttttgaaagcaaggtagaactTAGTCATTCCTGTAGGTAACCTGCCAAAGGGACTGGCTTTGTGGAAGAAGGGGGCTGAAGTGGGTCCTCTGCTCCCAGATGGCCATCTAGAACCTGGGCTTTGGCTCCCGAAATCCCAAAAGACCGTTGACCAACATTGTGTGTCGAGCCTCAGCCTTCCTGACGTGGCCTGATGGATTTGTATCCCGTGGCAGAGCTGTTGGGGCCCTCGTAGCAGTGCTGCCTGCCTGCCGGTGTGAGCCATTCCAGCCCAGACACCAAGGGGTGGGAAGCGTCTGGAAATGCCACGTTCCTCATTCAGTGCCTCTGTCTCAGCAGGAATGGGCAGACAGTTCCCCAGGGACCCCTAGCCCCTTCCTCCTGGGAAGGGGGGAGGCAAATTAATGTGGGCATTTCCACCTTTAATTTTTGTTCCAGGATGGTAGAACCCCTGAAGAGGGCTGCTGGCTTCTCTTCAGCGGGGCCCTGCACTTGGCACCATGCCTGTCtcccagaggggagggggctccTAAGATTCGgtcttttgttctcttcagtGAAAGTCACttgagtggggtgggggtggtgttaGGAGAGTGGACTCAGAGCCAGCTGCCTGGGTTCCAGCTTGGCGGGGTCACTGaacctctcttggcctcagttttctctgtgaactgtaaaatgcaaataataatatGTGCCTTATAAAGTTGCCAGAGGGTTTGGtaagttaataaatgaataaagcatttggtggctggcacacagtaagcaagCCCTAAGTATAGGCatgccttggagatattgtgggttcagttccagaccaccacagtaaagCGAGTCATACAagtgttttggtttctcagtgtatataaaagttatgttttaagtgtagggtaagattgtttatttgagatgtttcttgaggtgagattgaattgctatgaacttccctcttagaactgcttttgctgtgtctcatGGGTTTTGGGTGGTTGTGCTTTCGTTgtcatttgtgtgtatgtatttttttatttctttgatttcttcagtgatctcttcgttattcagtagcacactgtttagcctccatgtatttgtgttttttacagttttttttcctgtaattgatttacaatctcagagcgttgtggtcagaaaagatgcttgatacgatttcagttttcttaagttttccgaggcttgatttgtgacccaagatgtgatctatcctggagaatgttccatgtgcacttgagaagaaaatgtattctgccacttttgggtggaatgttctataaatgtcaattagatctatctggtctattgtgtcatttaaagcttatgtttccctatttattttctatttggatgatctgtccattggtgtaagtggggtgttaaagccccctactattattgtgttactgtcgatttctcctttcatggttgttagcatttgccttatgtattgaggtgctcctatgttgggtgcaaaaacatttataattcttatatcttcttcttggattgatcctttgatcattagtgtccctccttatctcttgtaacagtctttattttaaagtctattttacctgacacgggtgttgctactccagctttcttttgatttccatttgcatggaatatctttctccatcccttcactttcagtctgtatgtgtccctaggtctgaagtgggtcttttgtagacaacgtatatatgggtcttgtttttgtatccattcagccagtctgtgtcttttgtttggggcatttaatccatttacattcaaggttattatcgatatgtatgttcctattaccattttcttaattgttttgggtctgtttttgtgggtctttttcttctcgtgtttccctcttagagaagttcctttagcatttgttgtaaagctggtttggtggtgctgaattctcttagcttttgtttgtctgaaaagcttttgacttctccatcaaatctgaatgagatccttgctgggtagagtaatcttggttgtaggtttttctctttcatcactttaagtatatcctgccactcccttctggcctgcagagtttccactgaaaaatcagctgataatcttatgggaactcctttgtatgttatttgttgcttttcctttgctgcttttaatattttctctttgaatttaatttttgttagcttgattaatattgtcttggtgtgtttttcctagggtttatcctgtatgggactctctgtgcttcctggacttgggtgactatttcctttcccatgttagggaagttttccactataatctcttcaaatattttctcagaccctttctttttctcttcttcggggacccctgtaattcgaatgttggtgcgtttagtgttgtcccagagggctctgagattgtcttcaattttcattctttattctttattctgctccttggcatttatttccaccattttgtcttccagctcacttattcattcttctgcctcagttattctgttattgattccttctagtgtatttttcatttcagttattgtgttgttcatctctgtttgtttgttctttagttcttctagatctttgttaaacatttcttgtattttctcaatccgtgcttccattctatttccgagattctggatcatctttactatcatcactctgaattcttttccaggtagattgcctatttcctcttcatttatttggtcttgtaggtttttaccttgctccttcatctgtgacatatttttttgccatctcttttttttttttttttttttttatgactcagattgtgttcctgttttattggttgtttggcctgaggcttccaacactggagtttgtaggctgttaggtagagctgggtcttggtgctgagttgaggaactctgtgagacctcactccgatgaatattccctggggtctgaggttctctgttagtccagtggtttggacttggagctcccaccgcaggagcttccCCCCGACCCTGGGCTTGCGaatcaagatcccgcaagccgtgtggggtggcaaaaataaaaaataaaaaaggacaataacaaagtaaaaaataaaattagactaggaaactaacagatatgttagaaagaatgtagaaataaaaatatagatgaatcaacaatgGGAaggtacatcaggaccacaatagtaaaaaagaggaggagggaaaagaaaaaaaaaaaaaggtggcaggggaaggccttggctgtggagggcggggcctaagcaagggcgaggtttgggtggtgggcggggcctatgctcaggacccacagggctggaaaaggccctgggggctgtggggggtggggcttaggctcaaggaacagaaagggcccaggcgtgccccacacccctggtctcagagggcaggggacctcacctgggagcccagcaggcttcctgggctcaagtGGGTGGGGAAAacgctcttctctcctctcctgctcctcctggagggcccctcccgcctgcctctcctcatccccacctggcctccctcctatgccctcaAGGACCCACTCAGCCTGGAGGGGCCTTGGAGGGCGGGGGGGATTGGTCTGCGAGCTCAGCAGGCTCCTTGTgcccgagtgggtggggcaatcgccctctgctcctctcctgcttctCCGGCAggacccctcccgcctgcctctcctgatctccctgttctCCCTCCTGTGCCCCCAGGGCCCACACggcctggatggggctttggaggGGGGAACcggcttgggagctcagcaggctccctggcccaAGTGGGCCAGGCGattgccctctgctcctctcctgctcttcccggagagtccctcccacctgcctctcctgatctcctggcctcaggggcgccgatcttgtctggcctccacttctcctccctcctcggtTCCCCTGTGTCCTACCggttcactctggggttcctcccgtctccttgggggTCAGAGTCCCCCACAAGCAGACggcaggcgccctagttgtggggagacgctaactgcGCATCTGAAATAGaaacgaaggaaacaatagcaaatatcaataaaactaaaagctggttctttgagaagataaacaaaattgatatacccttagactcatcaagaaaaaaagggagaggactcaaatcaataaaattagaaatgaaaaaggaaaaatcacaacCAACACTggggaaatacaaaggattataagggactactacaaacaactatatgccaataaaatggacagccacgaagaaatggacaaattcttggaaaggtacagttttccaagactgaaccaggaagaattagaaaatacaaacagaccaatcacaagtaatgaaattgaaactgtaatttaaaatcttccagcaaacaaaagtccaggaccaaatggcttcacaggtgaattctatcaaacatatagagaagagttaacactgatccttctcaaactcttccaaaaaattgcagagggagaaacactcccaaattcattctacgaagccaccatcaccctgataccaaaaccagaaaaagatatcataaaataagaaaattatagactaatatcactgatgaacatagatgcaaaaatcatgaacaaaatactagcaaacagaatccaccagcacactgagaggatcatacaccatgatcaagtgggatttatcccagggatgcatggattcttcaatatacgcaaatcaatcaatgtgatacaccacattaacaaattaaggaataaaaaccatatgatcatctcaatagatgcagaaaaagcttttgacaaaattcaacacccatttatgataaaaactctccagaaaatgggtat of Eschrichtius robustus isolate mEscRob2 chromosome 15, mEscRob2.pri, whole genome shotgun sequence contains these proteins:
- the CNNM3 gene encoding metal transporter CNNM3 isoform X1, which gives rise to MAAAAAAGRLGWLLAALCLGNAAGEAASGPRVLGVCLEEDGAAGAGWARGGEMRAAPEATFRLRLFGSGFANSSWSWVAPEGAGCPEGGPAAASDEAAAPTGEWRALLRLRAEAVRPHSALLAVRGEPSGAAAEEAAAPTGEWRALLRLRAEAVRPHSALLAVRVEPGGGAAEEAAPPWALGLGAAGLLALAALARGLQLSALALAPAEVQVLRESGSEAERAAARRLEPARRWAGCALGALLLLASLAQAALAVLLYRAAGQRAVPAVLGSAGLVFLVGEVVPAAVSGRWTLALAPRALILSRLAVLLTLPVALPVGQLLELAARPGRLRERVLELARGGGDPYSDLSKGVLPCRTVEDVLTPLEDCFMLDASTVLDFGVLASIMQSGHTRIPVYEDERSNIVDMLYLKDLAFVDPEDCTPLSTITRFYSHPLHFVFNDTKLDAVLEEFKRGKSHLAIVQKVNNEGEGDPFYEVLGLVTLEDVIEEIIKSEILDESEDYRDTVVKKKPASLSAPLRQKEEFSLFKVSDDDCKVKISPQLLLATQRFLSREVDVFSPLRISEKVLLHLLKHPSVNQEVRFDESDRLAAHHYLYQRSQPVDYFILILQGRVEVEIGKEGLKFENGAFTYYGVSALTAPSSVHQSPVSSLQSIHHDPLPEPAEGTRLSAYCPDYTVRALSDLQFIKVTRLQYLNALLATRAQAVPQSPENADLQAVPGSQTRLLDDKIATATETPSGTLVRCFTFGKPSPHRSIPERDSQGEFELDTEPPGPLSPRRP
- the CNNM3 gene encoding metal transporter CNNM3 isoform X3; translated protein: MAAAAAAGRLGWLLAALCLGNAAGEAASGPRVLGVCLEEDGAAGAGWARGGEMRAAPEATFRLRLFGSGFANSSWSWVAPEGAGCPEGGPAAASDEAAAPTGEWRALLRLRAEAVRPHSALLAVRGEPSGAAAEEAAAPTGEWRALLRLRAEAVRPHSALLAVRVEPGGGAAEEAAPPWALGLGAAGLLALAALARGLQLSALALAPAEVQVLRESGSEAERAAARRLEPARRWAGCALGALLLLASLAQAALAVLLYRAAGQRAVPAVLGSAGLVFLVGEVVPAAVSGRWTLALAPRALILSRLAVLLTLPVALPVGQLLELAARPGRLRERVLELARGGGDPYSDLSKGVLPCRTVEDVLTPLEDCFMLDASTVLDFGVLASIMQSGHTRIPVYEDERSNIVDMLYLKDLAFVDPEDCTPLSTITRFYSHPLHFVFNDTKLDAVLEEFKRGKSHLAIVQKVNNEGEGDPFYEVLGLVTLEDVIEEIIKSEILDESEDYRDTVVKKKPASLSAPLRQKEEFSLFKVSDDDCKVKISPQLLLATQRFLSREVDVFSPLRISEKVLLHLLKHPSVNQEVRFDESDRLAAHHYLYQRSQPVDYFILILQGRVEVEIGKEGLKFENGAFTYYGVSALTAPSSVHQSPVSSLQSIHHDPLPEPAEGTRLSAYCPDYTVRALSDLQFIKVTRLQYLNALLATRAQAVPQSPENADLQAVPGSQTRLLDDKIATATGSSHSRPGLPAEESPGRNPGV
- the CNNM3 gene encoding metal transporter CNNM3 isoform X4; amino-acid sequence: MAAAAAAGRLGWLLAALCLGNAAGEAASGPRVLGVCLEEDGAAGAGWARGGEMRAAPEATFRLRLFGSGFANSSWSWVAPEGAGCPEGGPAAASDEAAAPTGEWRALLRLRAEAVRPHSALLAVRGEPSGAAAEEAAAPTGEWRALLRLRAEAVRPHSALLAVRVEPGGGAAEEAAPPWALGLGAAGLLALAALARGLQLSALALAPAEVQVLRESGSEAERAAARRLEPARRWAGCALGALLLLASLAQAALAVLLYRAAGQRAVPAVLGSAGLVFLVGEVVPAAVSGRWTLALAPRALILSRLAVLLTLPVALPVGQLLELAARPGRLRERVLELARGGGDPYSDLSKGVLPCRTVEDVLTPLEDCFMLDASTVLDFGVLASIMQSGHTRIPVYEDERSNIVDMLYLKDLAFVDPEDCTPLSTITRFYSHPLHFVFNDTKLDAVLEEFKRGKSHLAIVQKVNNEGEGDPFYEVLGLVTLEDVIEEIIKSEILDESEDYRDTVVKKKPASLSAPLRQKEEFSLFKVSDDDCKVKISPQLLLATQRFLSREVDVFSPLRISEKVLLHLLKHPSVNQEVRFDESDRLAAHHYLYQRSQPVDYFILILQGRVEVEIGKEGLKFENGAFTYYGVSALTAPSSVHQSPVSSLQSIHHDPLPEPAEGTRLSAYCPDYTVRALSDLQFIKVTRLQYLNALLATRAQAVPQSPENADLQAVPGSQTRLLDDKIATATAFPVGLSLFGTFGNCS
- the CNNM3 gene encoding metal transporter CNNM3 isoform X2, whose product is MAAAAAAGRLGWLLAALCLGNAAGEAASGPRVLGVCLEEDGAAGAGWARGGEMRAAPEATFRLRLFGSGFANSSWSWVAPEGAGCPEGGPAAASDEAAAPTGEWRALLRLRAEAVRPHSALLAVRGEPSGAAAEEAAAPTGEWRALLRLRAEAVRPHSALLAVRVEPGGGAAEEAAPPWALGLGAAGLLALAALARGLQLSALALAPAEVQVLRESGSEAERAAARRLEPARRWAGCALGALLLLASLAQAALAVLLYRAAGQRAVPAVLGSAGLVFLVGEVVPAAVSGRWTLALAPRALILSRLAVLLTLPVALPVGQLLELAARPGRLRERVLELARGGGDPYSDLSKGVLPCRTVEDVLTPLEDCFMLDASTVLDFGVLASIMQSGHTRIPVYEDERSNIVDMLYLKDLAFVDPEDCTPLSTITRFYSHPLHFVFNDTKLDAVLEEFKRGKSHLAIVQKVNNEGEGDPFYEVLGLVTLEDVIEEIIKSEILDESEDYRDTVVKKKPASLSAPLRQKEEFSLFKVSDDDCKVKISPQLLLATQRFLSREVDVFSPLRISEKVLLHLLKHPSVNQEVRFDESDRLAAHHYLYQRSQPVDYFILILQGRVEVEIGKEGLKFENGAFTYYGVSALTAPSSVHQSPVSSLQSIHHDPLPEPAEGTRLSAYCPDYTVRALSDLQFIKVTRLQYLNALLATRAQAVPQSPENADLQAVPGSQTRLLDDKIATATGEESEAGRDGHSGLETGRALGYRTHV